A single genomic interval of Pyrus communis chromosome 5, drPyrComm1.1, whole genome shotgun sequence harbors:
- the LOC137735323 gene encoding putative RING-type E3 ubiquitin transferase C3H69 isoform X2, with product MSKRVLCKFFAHGACLKGEHCEFSHDWKASPNNICTFYLKGACAFGSRCRYEHVKASRAQSFGSSSSTNSQPSLVIDSASLVLPARTLASGVSLAPLSLSELSASSSPFLAPSKPAWNGSLDGDYDDDEGSVGETRNTRPEDRAICSFAAAGNCPRGEKCPHIHGDICPSCGKHCLHPYRHLEREEHMKICKEKQKQLEALKCSQEIECSVCLERVLSKPTVAERKFGILSECDHPFCISCIRNWRSSSPTSGMDVNSALRACPICRKLSYFVIPSVIWYKSKEEKQEIVDSYKARLRSIDCKHFDFGNGNCPFGTSCFYKHAYRDGRLEEAALRHIGNEDGQTVIATNIRLSDFLADLHISEKVPCA from the exons ATGTCCAAAAG GGTTCTCTGCAAGTTTTTTGCACATGGCGCCTGTTTGAAGGGGGAGCATTGTGAGTTTTCACATGATTGGAAGGCttcaccaaataat ATATGTACCTTTTATCTGAAAGGAGCTTGTGCATTTGGTAGTAGATGCAGATATGAACATGTCAAAGCTTCTCGGGCTCAGTCTTTCGGTTCGTCTTCATCAACAAATTCTCAGCCATCCCTGGTTATTGATTCTGCATCTTTGGTTCTTCCTGCAAGAACCTTAGCAAGTGGAGTTTCTCTTGCGCCACTCTCTCTTTCAGAACTCTCTGCTTCAAGTAGTCCTTTCTTAGCTCCCTCAAAACCTGCCTGGAATGGTTCTCTGGATGGTgattatgatgatgatgaaggtaGTGTTGGGGAGACTAGGAATACTAGACCAGAAGATCGTGCTATTTGTTCATTTGCTGCAGCTGGTAATTGTCCTCGTGGAGAAAAATGTCCTCATATTCATGGAGATATATGCCCCAGCTGTGGAAAACATTGCTTGCATCCTTACAGACATTTGGAAAGGGAGGAGCATATGAAGATATGTAAGGAAAAGCAGAAGCAACTTGAGGCTTTGAAATGCAGTCAAGAAATAGAATGCAGTGTTTGCCTAGAACGTGTTTTGTCAAAGCCCACAGTTGCTGAGCGGAAGTTTGGGATACTCTCAGAATGTGATCATCCTTTTTGCATATCTTGTATTAGAAATTGGCGCAGTAGTTCCCCAACATCTGGTATGGATGTCAATAGCGCATTGAGAGCTTGTCCAATATGTCGGAAGCTGTCATACTTTGTCATTCCAAGTGTCATTTGGTATAAGTCAAAAGAAGAGAAACAGGAAATTGTTGACAGCTACAAAGCAAGGCTCAG GTCAATTGATTGCAAGCACTTCGATTTTGGAAATGGGAACTGCCCATTTGGAACTAGTTGTTTTTATAAG CATGCATACCGAGATGGCCGTTTGGAGGAAGCAGCACTGCGTCATATTGGAAATGAAGATGGTCAGACAGTGATAGCCACAAATATTAG GTTGTCAGACTTTCTTGCTGACCTACACATAAG tgaAAAAGTGCCGTGTGCTTAA
- the LOC137735323 gene encoding putative RING-type E3 ubiquitin transferase C3H69 isoform X3, which produces MSKRVLCKFFAHGACLKGEHCEFSHDWKASPNNICTFYLKGACAFGSRCRYEHVKASRAQSFGSSSSTNSQPSLVIDSASLVLPARTLASGVSLAPLSLSELSASSSPFLAPSKPAWNGSLDGDYDDDEGSVGETRNTRPEDRAICSFAAAGNCPRGEKCPHIHGDICPSCGKHCLHPYRHLEREEHMKICKEKQKQLEALKCSQEIECSVCLERVLSKPTVAERKFGILSECDHPFCISCIRNWRSSSPTSGMDVNSALRACPICRKLSYFVIPSVIWYKSKEEKQEIVDSYKARLRSIDCKHFDFGNGNCPFGTSCFYKHAYRDGRLEEAALRHIGNEDGQTVIATNIRLSDFLADLHIR; this is translated from the exons ATGTCCAAAAG GGTTCTCTGCAAGTTTTTTGCACATGGCGCCTGTTTGAAGGGGGAGCATTGTGAGTTTTCACATGATTGGAAGGCttcaccaaataat ATATGTACCTTTTATCTGAAAGGAGCTTGTGCATTTGGTAGTAGATGCAGATATGAACATGTCAAAGCTTCTCGGGCTCAGTCTTTCGGTTCGTCTTCATCAACAAATTCTCAGCCATCCCTGGTTATTGATTCTGCATCTTTGGTTCTTCCTGCAAGAACCTTAGCAAGTGGAGTTTCTCTTGCGCCACTCTCTCTTTCAGAACTCTCTGCTTCAAGTAGTCCTTTCTTAGCTCCCTCAAAACCTGCCTGGAATGGTTCTCTGGATGGTgattatgatgatgatgaaggtaGTGTTGGGGAGACTAGGAATACTAGACCAGAAGATCGTGCTATTTGTTCATTTGCTGCAGCTGGTAATTGTCCTCGTGGAGAAAAATGTCCTCATATTCATGGAGATATATGCCCCAGCTGTGGAAAACATTGCTTGCATCCTTACAGACATTTGGAAAGGGAGGAGCATATGAAGATATGTAAGGAAAAGCAGAAGCAACTTGAGGCTTTGAAATGCAGTCAAGAAATAGAATGCAGTGTTTGCCTAGAACGTGTTTTGTCAAAGCCCACAGTTGCTGAGCGGAAGTTTGGGATACTCTCAGAATGTGATCATCCTTTTTGCATATCTTGTATTAGAAATTGGCGCAGTAGTTCCCCAACATCTGGTATGGATGTCAATAGCGCATTGAGAGCTTGTCCAATATGTCGGAAGCTGTCATACTTTGTCATTCCAAGTGTCATTTGGTATAAGTCAAAAGAAGAGAAACAGGAAATTGTTGACAGCTACAAAGCAAGGCTCAG GTCAATTGATTGCAAGCACTTCGATTTTGGAAATGGGAACTGCCCATTTGGAACTAGTTGTTTTTATAAG CATGCATACCGAGATGGCCGTTTGGAGGAAGCAGCACTGCGTCATATTGGAAATGAAGATGGTCAGACAGTGATAGCCACAAATATTAG GTTGTCAGACTTTCTTGCTGACCTACACATAAGGTGA
- the LOC137735323 gene encoding putative RING-type E3 ubiquitin transferase C3H69 isoform X1 yields MSKRVLCKFFAHGACLKGEHCEFSHDWKASPNNICTFYLKGACAFGSRCRYEHVKASRAQSFGSSSSTNSQPSLVIDSASLVLPARTLASGVSLAPLSLSELSASSSPFLAPSKPAWNGSLDGDYDDDEGSVGETRNTRPEDRAICSFAAAGNCPRGEKCPHIHGDICPSCGKHCLHPYRHLEREEHMKICKEKQKQLEALKCSQEIECSVCLERVLSKPTVAERKFGILSECDHPFCISCIRNWRSSSPTSGMDVNSALRACPICRKLSYFVIPSVIWYKSKEEKQEIVDSYKARLRSIDCKHFDFGNGNCPFGTSCFYKHTVKPGSYVWKFHRPPPRRPPPRRPPPRRYDIAPMDVIFHMFEHLEELDDYIFEDLENEVLNSWERESLMQMGLYTSDSSEDEIDLWP; encoded by the exons ATGTCCAAAAG GGTTCTCTGCAAGTTTTTTGCACATGGCGCCTGTTTGAAGGGGGAGCATTGTGAGTTTTCACATGATTGGAAGGCttcaccaaataat ATATGTACCTTTTATCTGAAAGGAGCTTGTGCATTTGGTAGTAGATGCAGATATGAACATGTCAAAGCTTCTCGGGCTCAGTCTTTCGGTTCGTCTTCATCAACAAATTCTCAGCCATCCCTGGTTATTGATTCTGCATCTTTGGTTCTTCCTGCAAGAACCTTAGCAAGTGGAGTTTCTCTTGCGCCACTCTCTCTTTCAGAACTCTCTGCTTCAAGTAGTCCTTTCTTAGCTCCCTCAAAACCTGCCTGGAATGGTTCTCTGGATGGTgattatgatgatgatgaaggtaGTGTTGGGGAGACTAGGAATACTAGACCAGAAGATCGTGCTATTTGTTCATTTGCTGCAGCTGGTAATTGTCCTCGTGGAGAAAAATGTCCTCATATTCATGGAGATATATGCCCCAGCTGTGGAAAACATTGCTTGCATCCTTACAGACATTTGGAAAGGGAGGAGCATATGAAGATATGTAAGGAAAAGCAGAAGCAACTTGAGGCTTTGAAATGCAGTCAAGAAATAGAATGCAGTGTTTGCCTAGAACGTGTTTTGTCAAAGCCCACAGTTGCTGAGCGGAAGTTTGGGATACTCTCAGAATGTGATCATCCTTTTTGCATATCTTGTATTAGAAATTGGCGCAGTAGTTCCCCAACATCTGGTATGGATGTCAATAGCGCATTGAGAGCTTGTCCAATATGTCGGAAGCTGTCATACTTTGTCATTCCAAGTGTCATTTGGTATAAGTCAAAAGAAGAGAAACAGGAAATTGTTGACAGCTACAAAGCAAGGCTCAG GTCAATTGATTGCAAGCACTTCGATTTTGGAAATGGGAACTGCCCATTTGGAACTAGTTGTTTTTATAAG CATACGGTCAAGCCAGGCTCATATGTATGGAAATTTCACAGGCCACCTCCAAGAAGGCCTCCTCCGAGAAGGCCTCCTCCACGGCGATATGATATTGCGCCTATGGATGTCATATTTCATATGTTCGAGCACTTAGAAGAATTGGatgattatatatttgaagattTAGAAAATGAAGTTTTAAACTCATGGGAGAGGGAGTCATTAATGCAGATGGGTTTGTATACAAGTGACTCGAGTGAAGACGAGATAGATTTATGGCCTTGA